A segment of the Nomascus leucogenys isolate Asia chromosome 1a, Asia_NLE_v1, whole genome shotgun sequence genome:
agacagggttgcaccattttggtcaggctggtctcaaactcctgaccttgtgatccgcccacctcagcctcccaaagtgctggggttacaggtgtgagccactgcacccggccttactAGGCTAATGTTTTAACATGCGTTTTTAATTACCAGAATTTACTTGATAAAACTACTCTTTGCCAAGGTTGCAGGACTTCTGAAAAGACAGAACTAGCTTTGTTGCGTTTCACGAAGGACAGATCAGTTCGTCTGTATAGGCTATAAGCAGGTAAGTAGTGCACTCTATTGGTGAaggatttctgttgttttggaaAGCCAACTATAGCTGGCTGCATGGAGGGAAATCCAAAATCCAGATGACGTGGTGTGAGTCAATGGGATGAGAAACACTggtattttctttacaatttcgTTTTACAAAAAGtacattaaactaaaattttatgaATTACGACTTAATCTAATAGTTCAATAGCAGACTCAAGAAAAGCACAGATGTGATTCTTACAGAAGACTACTCATATGAACACGTTTAATGCAACATGGAATGCAAAAGATTAGAACCATTAAAGTATTTAATtcttcaactttaaaaaattaaataaaatcaaaataggaTAATGACCAGAATAGTGCCATTATCATCACATCAAAAAGTAAAGCTTCCATCAACATTTTATGAATTTGGCAATCTAgtacaatacatttttaagtattgTGTTTCATTCAATTTTGTGATATTCCATTTTTGAAAAAACTTCAGAGGCTTCAGATacccatgaaaagaaaaaaaatcaggatagAAACACATAGGCTGAGGTTTGCTAATTCACTGTTTAAAAAGGACCTTAGATGTCCCACTATAATTGCTCTTAGGtgtttttaacaaatgaataGTCATAATTCACAGAAAAGACAAGTGGTACTTTTTATCTACATAGACTATACTATATAAACTTttagtaaaacatttaaattgttttacttttaatcttgTCAAGTAATTTTCGTTTCTTCTACTTCTTTAAAAGGTTGACCAGGTTGTTTGCCTGTATTGGGATCAACGAATGTTGGACTATACTATGTTTAGTTATAATAACTAATTTATCCGCCCTGACTTAATATGTGGGAAACAGTACACCCCTAAGTGTATTGAGATGtttctttgaaacaaaaatatttaattttatgcatGTGATAAACAGCCTTATTCaatgtatactttttttaaatgagcaacaCAGATAGCAGACATATAACTCCTTATTACCCATACTCTTGACTACCAAGAAAGGAAGccaaacttttagaaaaatacaatGCAAGAAAAGattcaagttaaaaatatattcctttggttaaaaATCATCCCCtttataatattcatttataatcTAAATTCACAGCATGTCCCACCAGCCCAAAGTAATCTTCTAAATGTCATTATACTTGTAGTATTACAATGTTTTTTCAGTCCAGTATTTATGCAGGTCACTCGGCTGCAGCAACAAAATATTTCAACTCTAGGAAGAGTGTAGCCTTGTAGCATTAGCCCCTTTGACAATTTTCTTACAAGATTTTTACTTTAGAAACCTCCGACACATGTAGTTTTCTTCAGATACAGTATATCCAAACTTTTTATAGAAACCAACATTTTGTGGTAGACATTCAAGGGTAATCTTGTAACAGTTCAGTTTCTTGCTTAGCAAAGTAAGGGTTGATaataatctgaaatttaaaaagcgGGGAGGGTGAGGAGAtagcatttattaataaaaattgattCTAGTAACAATATGAATGTTATGAAACTTATGTTTCCTTAGAAACAGGTTTAGATTATGGCTTTTCCCATTGCATTCATGTAAATTGATAAGCATTTAAATCACCAAAGCATTTTTACTTAGAGTCAAATACACTTTTATCTAGTAATCTCCAGCTCACtaataaataagacaaatacaAAACTCACCCTAAGccctctttaaaaatgaaatttaaggccaggtgcaatgactcatacctgtaatcctagcactctgggaagccaaggcaggcgatcgctagagcccaggggtttgacaccagcctggacaacatggcaaaaccccatctctacaaaaaatataataattagtagggcatgatggcacatgcctaaagtcgcagctactccagaggctgaggggggaagatcacctgagcccagagaggtcaaggctgtggtgagtaatgattgcaccactgcactccagcctggacaacagagtgagtctctgtcttgaaaaagaaaaacgaatTTTAAGATGTATGTTAACACTAAAaattcaaccttttaaaaaaaaaatgaccaaaattatttcgtaaaaattctttatttaaatctatttaaacAACTTCAGAGCAGTCAACATTCCCACATAAAATGAGTACATAACAGCTTTGctctttaatcatttttaaagctACGTTAATATTTGGTGAAGGTGTGTATCAGATTAACTCAAGATTGGTCTAATTAATATGAAGTGGAAACAAAGCAAGTCTACATCTATACAAAGTTTCTTAATGAATCCAAACCCGGTATTAAAGTGTGGATCTAAGTGCCTTAGaggataaaaactataaaagataCACAAACTTGAAGGGTCTGCCCATTGAATAGACTAAAaagtcctatttttaaaaaaacaaaagaccttGATTGAAGTATGActggctggttgcagtggctcatgcctgtaattccagcactttaggaggccaaggatcacttgagtccagaagttcgagactagccaaggcaacatagcaaagttgtctctacaaaaaattagctgggtgcagtggtgtgcacctgtagaaccagctacttgggaggctgaggcgagaggctcacttgagccccaagaattcaaggctgcagtgagctgtgatcgtaccactgtactccagcctgggcaacagaaagagaccccatctcttaaaaaaaaaaaaaaaaaaaaagcataaattaaaTCAAATGGACTAGAACACAAGAAAtccatctgttttgttcactgaggTATTCCAAATACCTAGAATAGCATCTGGTACATAAGCAGATATTTAATAATTGTTAATTCCTTAAAACTCAGAAGAGTTATTGTTAAAAAGCAAgttcttgggccaggcacagtggctcccacctgtaatcccagcactttgggaggccaaggcaggagcactgtttgagaccagcctgagcaacatgatgaggccccatctctacaaatttttaaaaattagccaggtgtggcatgtacctgtagtcccagctaattggggggttgaagaggattgcttgagcccaggaggctgaggctgcggtgagctgagattgagccactgcacctcagcctgggtgacagagctgtcaaaaacagaccctgtctcaaaaactaaaaattataataaataagaaCTACAAGTTCttataaaatagcaataaatcAATACCacttacttatatttattttaaatgatttagatAAATATATACAGTGAAGGCTGTTTCAGTATGTATTTCTATAACTTAGGAGAATGAGAGATCATAGAATATTCTGTAACAAttgaacatttcctttgtttttaaatatgacagagaagctgaggcaaaTCCAATTAGCCCAAAAGTTTATCTCCTACTAGTACGAGTATTACtataaaaagttaataatttaAAGATGTTACTGTCTATAAAGAAGTATCCTTCCAATTTTCAAACTTTAAGGCAAAATATGTAtaatactttatttcttcatgaaatTCAGTCTGAACTATTGGAGTGAGAATGAGTTCAAAATTAATGAAGCCAAAAAGAACTTTAAACAAGTATCTTGTTAAGAAACTGAATTGGAACAAAATTTATCCAGGGTTACCTTGTTTCTGCCTACTTACAATTTGCCAAGCTGCTTTCCTCTGCATTCATCACTAACAACAACATCTTCTACTCTTCCtctctgaaaatatttacaatgtttAAAGGAGTAagcatttacttttgtttttagctAAAACGAGTTGGTAAGAATTTACTGATAATAAGTAGTATATTTTGTAAACTTGAACTTAACAGAAACcaaatgcaaaaaatattatACAGTGAAGGCTGTTTCAGTATGTATTTCTACAACTTATGAGAAGGAGAGATCATAGAATATTCTGTAAtagttgaacatttcctttgtttttaaatatgacaGAGAAGCTGGGGCAAATCTGATTAGCCCAAAAGTTTGTTTCCTACTAGTATGAGAGTACTACTATTAAAAGTTAAtaatttaaagatgtttttaCTTATTAGAGGAAACAGTATGAGTCAACTGGTGACCTAAACTTGTTTTGGCTATGTCCCCAACCTTCCCAGCCCGTTGTCTTTGGACAAACATCAGGATCAACATCACCAAAATGTAACCTTTTCATGAATATATCCATCATTCTACTCCTTGCTTACTAGCAAGTTATTTTAGATatccaaataaaattaatgtCTAGTACAGAAACCCCACCGAAATTCTTAAGTGTCATAGAACACATCCCAAGTGTTCCTACGTTATTCTCACTGAATTAaggttttctctccctctttttttatttactattttatgtGAGTTATTGAGGGATGAAAGGGCACTACATGCATTAGATGTATCATAATTAGAACAAAATAATCTGAACCCTTTACCATGTGGAAACAAATTTATGCTaattcaaagttgtttttttaaaagagtaacatTAGGGATTTTGTGCATTACTGCTAAATTGTTTGGTTTCTCTATGCCTATACCAAATTGATCCACCTTACAGAACAACTTTAGCATACAATTCATACtgttatacattttctttcttaaagctCTCAGAACACACTGGGAAAAGGGATTTATAAGAAGCACTGAAAATCAGTGAGAAAACAGATTTGTCTAATGGAAACTCAAAGTCAGTTGTGCTAGAAAACAGCTGTCCATTTTACTTGTAAGCAGCACATACCTTAGCACAGGAATGGATGAATTTATGTTCTATAATCAGAGTTGCCGTAGCAACAATCTGTCCTAGAGTCACATCTTCTACAACTGTAACATAATAATCCCCAGATTTCTTCATATGCTCAAAAGATTCTGTGGAGATTGGATAACAAAGTGTTACATAGTAGACATTCAATTATATGGGGAGCCAGAAAAATACTAGGATACTAGGATTAGCTGACTTAATTACTAAATGTTTAAAGCTGTTTTACCATAGTAATTTACCTtccatttctaaagaaaatattaccAAGTAGTTGAAATATCAGCAATTAGTATCCATTGGAATATAACCTACACATTCAAAATATCTGCTAGCAAAATAAAGACTAATATAGCTATTTTAGATGAACAACACTTAAAATACAAGTAAATCGCTGATGTTGCCACTTCCATGACTAATGAaaacttcaatttcttcatttactttaaaTAGATCTCTTTAACTTTTATACTCAATAGATATTCAAATATAACAAACCTTTGCACATTTTAACAAGAGCATGTTTACATGGCtcaattctagaatttttagtcttttgctttcaaaatatttttacaaaatatattttaattttccctttgTGATGGAAAGTTTTGTGATAACATGAGTTGCTCTTGTTTGCTTTGAGAGCACCTTGCAAGGAGGTAAAAACATAtctgtttccaagtaacttttCCAAGTCACATAGCAAATAGGTGCAAAGATACTTCCCCTCAAATGGATTTTCAGTACTATTGCTGAAATAACATGTTTCTCATCTAATTCATGTGCACGCAAAGAAAAATTCAGGAATAAAAATTGAGGCTAATAGTGTCTCATATTGTTAATTTCTATGGTCTCATTCCAGATAGAGatctaaaatgggaaaaataaacaaattcaatgaatgaaaataaacgATGAGAATCAGAACGAAATCAGAATCAAAATAAACAATGAGAATGAGAATGGTCCTCATTCTCAGGAGGGTCAAATAGAATTCAATACAAAATTCCCTATTACAAGGAAATGAAGAATTGTAATTCCTCAGCTATTAAATATTACtaaatagtaatgataataatacttcatttcctttgtaaCAGGAAAAAGCAGTGGTAGAGCGCTGGACAGAATTAAGGTTTTATTCCTCACCATAGCAATAACTacctgtgatcttgggcaagtctttGGATCCCTCTAAATTACTATTTTCTCATATGTCTAAAAGAAGAGGGGCAGGGGACGGGTGGACTAACTCAAGATGCCTG
Coding sequences within it:
- the GNPNAT1 gene encoding glucosamine 6-phosphate N-acetyltransferase translates to MKPDETPMFDPSLLKEVDWSQNTATFSPAISPTHPGEGLVLRPLCTADLNRGFFKVLGQLTETGVVSPEQFMKSFEHMKKSGDYYVTVVEDVTLGQIVATATLIIEHKFIHSCAKRGRVEDVVVSDECRGKQLGKLLLSTLTLLSKKLNCYKITLECLPQNVGFYKKFGYTVSEENYMCRRFLK